One Salvelinus sp. IW2-2015 unplaced genomic scaffold, ASM291031v2 Un_scaffold2664, whole genome shotgun sequence DNA segment encodes these proteins:
- the LOC139025435 gene encoding mucin-17-like isoform X2, with translation MLVHGEPFTLSANWGDSGTITLVSHTTLGGFTVIQTEMPAGTHLPIVTTDGAGVISLDGSTVSVPFSVSSIPVTVSHSIPVSPSSSGTLPVQTVSLSVPVPVSGAMFAPVSVSETSTILTPSVLETAVSQTVLAPGSEAGPGSEITAIADPEEAECAPISEQECVTVKTSELKTETQTVSTEGQHSVTEDIGQ, from the exons ATGTTGGTACATGGTGAGCCCTTCACCCTTTCAGCCAACTGGGGCGACTCAGGGACCATCACCCTGGTCAGCCACACCACCCTGGGTGGGTTCACGGTCATCCAGACAGAGATGCCGGCAGGGACCCACCTACCCATTGTCACCACAGACGGGGCCGGTGTCATCTCTCTGGATGGATCCACTGTCTCTGTCCCCTTCTCCGTGTCCTCTATCCCTGTCACTGTGTCTCACTCCATCCCGGTTTCCCCGTCGTCCTCCGGTACCCTCCCTGTccagactgtgtctctctctgtccctgtccctgtctcaggGGCCATGTTTGCCCCAGTTTCTGTTTCAGAGACCTCTACTATTTTGACCCCATCTGTGCTGGAAACTGCAGTGTCACAAACCGTCCTGGCTCCAGGTTCGGAAGCTGGGCCTGGTTCAGAGATAACGGCCATTGCGGATCCTGAGGAGGCAGAGTGTGCCCCTATCTCTGAGCAGGAGTGTGTTACAGTGAAGACGTCAGAACTGAAGACTGAGACACAGACAGTCTCCACTGAGGGACAACACAGTGTAACAGAGGACATTG gacaatga
- the LOC139025435 gene encoding mucin-17-like isoform X1, whose amino-acid sequence MLVHGEPFTLSANWGDSGTITLVSHTTLGGFTVIQTEMPAGTHLPIVTTDGAGVISLDGSTVSVPFSVSSIPVTVSHSIPVSPSSSGTLPVQTVSLSVPVPVSGAMFAPVSVSETSTILTPSVLETAVSQTVLAPGSEAGPGSEITAIADPEEAECAPISEQECVTVKTSELKTETQTVSTEGQHSVTEDIGTVEDMEVSTEYTVVTMIQHTSRLCKGYLTKKETDEVLHQMTWPSQSPDLNPIDMVWGELDRRMKEK is encoded by the exons ATGTTGGTACATGGTGAGCCCTTCACCCTTTCAGCCAACTGGGGCGACTCAGGGACCATCACCCTGGTCAGCCACACCACCCTGGGTGGGTTCACGGTCATCCAGACAGAGATGCCGGCAGGGACCCACCTACCCATTGTCACCACAGACGGGGCCGGTGTCATCTCTCTGGATGGATCCACTGTCTCTGTCCCCTTCTCCGTGTCCTCTATCCCTGTCACTGTGTCTCACTCCATCCCGGTTTCCCCGTCGTCCTCCGGTACCCTCCCTGTccagactgtgtctctctctgtccctgtccctgtctcaggGGCCATGTTTGCCCCAGTTTCTGTTTCAGAGACCTCTACTATTTTGACCCCATCTGTGCTGGAAACTGCAGTGTCACAAACCGTCCTGGCTCCAGGTTCGGAAGCTGGGCCTGGTTCAGAGATAACGGCCATTGCGGATCCTGAGGAGGCAGAGTGTGCCCCTATCTCTGAGCAGGAGTGTGTTACAGTGAAGACGTCAGAACTGAAGACTGAGACACAGACAGTCTCCACTGAGGGACAACACAGTGTAACAGAGGACATTGGTACTGTGGAAGACATGGAGGTGTCCACTGAATATACTGTGGT gacaatgatccaacacacctccaggctgtgtaagggctatttgacgaagaaggagactgatgaagtgctgcatcagatgacctggccttcacaatcacccgacctcaacccaattgatatggtttggggtgagttggaccgcagaatgaaggaaaagtag